A region from the Triticum urartu cultivar G1812 chromosome 1, Tu2.1, whole genome shotgun sequence genome encodes:
- the LOC125527003 gene encoding myosin-binding protein 7-like, with amino-acid sequence MHAMADAGGPPLNLCPLCGHPTTSTISASRPSSPPLAATRPTLKRNSPPEAPPAVVRVEIGDEAAALREALARQQAALADLQAELDAERGAAAGAASEAMTMILRLQREKAEAMMEARQFRRYAEEKMSHDAAELAVLEETIAKREASVRGLQSLSRLSVANAASLHSTPRVSSTPRNPSTPSTVGAGGYYPPLRCFSSRFNDHPPTASEADVLDMQTPRDHLARLSNRVQMLEHRAPPTSTTTPIIRVAPGSTFPRNPRPFSDTDSLDFCDGEYFPDDDCGASDRVYTVDAIHGRGVPLVVPEGSICGGTPAGSECCAGGPWGEDEDMRRLSARLQALEADRETMRQAIISMGAEKAQVVLLKEIAQQLCKDAPPPLPAVTVGQHYYKGAAPPAVTVTVPRPQRPMVMHRMVLKSQPARTPFFSTVVKWVTSIVSWRRKSSRIKYPIGQCGNNVGLMLLLDKSSKAAGNGHHKPPKRI; translated from the exons ATGCACGCCATGGCCGACGCCGGCGGGCCCCCGCTCAATCTCTGCCCTCTCTGCGGCCACCCCACCACCAGCACCATCTCTGCCTCTCGCCCATCGTCTCCGCCATTGGCGGCTACGAGGCCGACGCTGAAGAGGAATTCACCACCAGAGGCGCCGCCCGCGGTGGTGCGGGTGGAGATAGGTGACGAGGCGGCGGCACTGCGGGAGGCTCTGGCGCGGCAGCAGGCGGCGCTGGCGGATTTGCAGGCCGAGCTGGATGCGGAGCggggcgcggcggccggcgccgCGAGCGAGGCCATGACGATGATCCTTCGCCTGCAGCGGGAGAAGGCTGAGGCCATGATGGAGGCGCGCCAGTTCCGGCGCTACGCAGAGGAGAAGATGTCACACGACGCCGCGGAGCTCGCCGTCCTCGAGGAGACCATCGCCAAGCGCGAGGCCTCGGTGCGCGGCCTCCAGTCTCTGTCACGCCTCAGCGTCGCCAACGCTGCATCGTTGCATTCCACCCCGCGAGTCTCCTCCACGCCGCGCAACCCGTCCACGCCATCGACGGTTGGGGCCGGCGGCTATTACCCACCGTTGCGGTGCTTTAGTAGCCGCTTTAATGACCACCCGCCGACCGCGTCGGAGGCGGACGTGCTCGACATGCAGACCCCGCGCGACCACCTCGCGCGCCTCTCCAACCGCGTCCAAATGCTCGAGCACCGCGCACCGCCCACATCCACCACTACGCCCATCATCCGCGTCGCGCCGGGCTCCACCTTCCCCCGCAACCCGCGTCCATTCTCCGACACTGACAGCCTTGACTTCTGCGACGGCGAGTACTTCCCGGACGACGACTGCGGCGCCAGCGATCGGGTGTACACCGTGGACGCCATCCACGGCCGCGGTGTTCCCCTGGTCGTGCCAGAGGGCTCCATCTGTGGCGGCACTCCGGCCGGGAGCGAATGCTGCGCCGGCGGGCCGTGGGGGGAAGACGAGGATATGCGTCGGCTCAGCGCGCGCCTCCAGGCGCTGGAGGCCGACCGAGAGACCATGCGCCAGGCCATCATCTCCATGGGCGCCGAGAAAGCGCAGGTGGTGCTTCTCAAGGAGATCGCGCAACAGCTGTGCAAGGACGCCCCGCCACCTTTGCCGGCGGTGACCGTGGGGCAACATTACTACAAGGGGGCAGCGCCACCGGCCGTGACCGTCACTGTACCACGGCCGCAGCGACCGATGGTCATGCACAGGATGGTGCTCAAGAGCCAGCCCGCGAGGACGCCATTCTTTTCTACTGTAGTCAAG TGGGTTACATCTATCGTCTCGTGGCGAAGGAAATCTTCCCGTATCAA GTACCCTATTGGCCAATGCGGTAACAATGTTGGGTTGATGTTGCTACTCGACAAGTCCTCAAAAGCTGCAGGCAACGGGCATCATAAACCTCCCAAAAGGATTTAG